A DNA window from Cobetia marina contains the following coding sequences:
- a CDS encoding RNA polymerase sigma factor: protein MPAHTTPVSSQDPDDFDHASAIEACALGDETAFRRLYDLESGRMLALAMRLLGSRDQAEDAVHDAFIKLWSNAGQYRRELGNGRAWLFTILRYRALDQLRAQGRTPRGDSEALDSLADLLANPEAAAHDSQTAHQLSDCLGELEAPRREPILLAFFKGLTHEQIAEKLSAPLGTIKGRIRAGLKRLQECLSR from the coding sequence ATGCCAGCACACACGACACCCGTCAGTTCGCAAGACCCGGACGACTTTGACCACGCCAGTGCCATAGAGGCCTGTGCGCTCGGTGATGAAACCGCCTTTCGTCGCCTCTATGACCTTGAGTCCGGCCGCATGCTGGCACTTGCCATGCGCCTGCTCGGCAGCCGGGATCAGGCCGAGGACGCCGTCCACGATGCCTTCATCAAGCTGTGGTCCAATGCCGGCCAATATCGCCGTGAACTCGGCAATGGCCGCGCCTGGCTGTTCACCATCCTGCGCTATCGTGCACTGGATCAGCTGCGGGCCCAGGGACGGACGCCCCGCGGTGACAGCGAGGCGCTCGACAGCCTCGCCGACTTGCTCGCCAACCCGGAAGCGGCAGCACACGACAGTCAGACAGCCCATCAGCTGAGCGATTGTCTGGGTGAGCTGGAAGCCCCACGACGCGAACCCATTCTGCTGGCATTCTTCAAGGGCCTGACCCACGAGCAGATCGCCGAAAAACTCAGCGCCCCGCTCGGCACCATCAAGGGTCGCATCCGTGCCGGACTCAAGCGACTGCAGGAGTGCCTGTCACGATGA
- the bioA gene encoding adenosylmethionine--8-amino-7-oxononanoate transaminase: MSYPQTASHADQPQALWHPYTQMHAMPAPLEVVGGVGPRMTLSDGETLLDATCSWWCMIHGYGHPRLVSAIQQQAAQLCHVMLGGIRHQPAVALAEALVRITPEGLNHVFFSDSGSVGMEVAMKMAVQYQQQRQDRDDTRGRTRMLSLMKAYHGDTAGCMAVCDPEEGMHSLFADFLPRHHFAPAPTAGFTAPYEEVLGDIAALRRELETHDDIAALLMEPLLQAAGGLNMYSPHYLKAARDLCDEFGVVLIFDEVATGFGRTGKLFACEHADVTPDIMVLSKGLTGGYLGHAATLAQSHIFHAFDGKDANTAFMHGPTFMGNPLACRVALESLKVFEEDDYLGKIASLNQVLREELADFSHPAIGDIRVLGATAVIEVHDAASLEGAQAHARQQGVWLRPFGRWLYTMPAYITSHDDLRKITHAMKSHFTDNL; this comes from the coding sequence ATGTCCTACCCCCAGACCGCCTCACATGCCGATCAGCCACAAGCGCTTTGGCATCCGTATACGCAGATGCACGCGATGCCTGCCCCGCTTGAGGTCGTGGGCGGAGTCGGGCCGCGCATGACACTGAGTGACGGCGAGACCCTGCTGGACGCAACCTGCTCCTGGTGGTGCATGATCCATGGCTACGGCCATCCTCGACTCGTCTCCGCGATTCAGCAGCAAGCGGCTCAATTGTGTCATGTGATGCTCGGGGGCATTCGGCACCAACCGGCGGTGGCGCTGGCCGAGGCACTGGTGCGCATCACCCCGGAGGGGCTGAACCACGTGTTCTTCTCGGACAGTGGCTCCGTCGGCATGGAAGTCGCCATGAAGATGGCAGTGCAATACCAGCAACAGCGTCAGGATCGTGATGACACTCGCGGGCGGACGCGAATGCTGTCGTTGATGAAGGCCTACCACGGGGACACGGCAGGCTGCATGGCGGTCTGCGACCCGGAAGAGGGCATGCACTCACTGTTTGCCGACTTCCTGCCCAGACATCATTTCGCGCCGGCACCGACGGCGGGATTCACGGCGCCATATGAAGAGGTCCTCGGTGACATCGCAGCGCTGCGCAGAGAGCTCGAGACGCATGATGACATCGCCGCCCTGCTGATGGAGCCGCTGCTCCAGGCTGCCGGCGGTCTCAACATGTACTCGCCTCACTACCTGAAAGCGGCACGTGATTTATGTGACGAGTTCGGCGTGGTGTTGATCTTCGATGAGGTCGCGACAGGATTCGGACGTACTGGAAAACTGTTTGCCTGTGAGCATGCAGATGTGACGCCCGATATCATGGTGCTGTCAAAAGGACTGACGGGAGGGTATCTGGGACATGCTGCCACCCTCGCCCAGAGCCATATCTTTCATGCCTTCGATGGCAAGGATGCCAATACTGCCTTCATGCATGGCCCGACGTTCATGGGCAACCCATTGGCTTGCCGAGTGGCACTGGAAAGCCTCAAGGTTTTCGAGGAAGACGATTATCTCGGCAAGATCGCCAGCCTCAATCAGGTACTACGAGAGGAACTCGCGGATTTCTCACATCCCGCCATTGGCGACATACGCGTATTGGGAGCCACTGCCGTGATAGAGGTTCACGATGCAGCAAGTCTTGAAGGGGCTCAGGCTCACGCTCGTCAGCAAGGGGTCTGGTTGCGACCCTTCGGCCGCTGGCTCTATACCATGCCGGCTTATATCACCTCACACGACGACTTGCGCAAGATCACGCATGCCATGAAGAGCCACTTTACCGACAATCTCTGA
- a CDS encoding NAD(+) kinase translates to MKQQFNTIGVIGRLGSAQVVDTLKRLIRFLEARQLAMIIEERTATLLLDHGLEVASRRQMGERCDLVIVVGGDGSLLGAARALCRSGTPVLGVNRGRLGFLTDIRPDELEEKVAEVLEGDYLSEQRFLLEAEVFRDGEKIGAADGLNDVVLHPGKAARMIEFELFIDGQFVYSQRSDGLIVATPTGSTAYALSGGGPIVHPRLEAITLVPMFPHTLSSRPIVIDAASEILLHISASNTTYPHISCDGQTQVVAKPGDVLKIRRKRERLTLIHPLEHNYFEICRTKLGWSNRLGE, encoded by the coding sequence ATGAAGCAGCAATTCAATACGATCGGCGTGATTGGTCGACTGGGCAGTGCTCAGGTAGTGGACACGCTCAAGCGCTTGATTCGCTTTCTTGAGGCTCGCCAGCTGGCGATGATCATCGAGGAGCGCACGGCGACGCTGTTGCTTGACCATGGCCTTGAGGTGGCGAGCCGTCGTCAGATGGGCGAGCGCTGTGATCTGGTGATCGTGGTGGGCGGTGATGGAAGTCTGCTGGGCGCGGCGCGTGCATTGTGTCGCAGTGGCACGCCGGTACTGGGCGTCAATCGCGGCCGGCTGGGCTTTCTCACCGACATCCGTCCAGATGAGCTGGAGGAAAAGGTCGCCGAGGTGCTCGAGGGTGACTACCTCAGTGAGCAGCGGTTCCTGCTGGAGGCGGAAGTCTTTCGGGACGGCGAGAAGATAGGTGCGGCGGACGGCCTCAACGATGTCGTGCTGCATCCTGGCAAGGCGGCGCGGATGATCGAGTTCGAGCTGTTCATCGATGGCCAGTTCGTCTATTCCCAGCGCTCCGATGGCTTGATCGTGGCCACTCCGACCGGCTCGACCGCCTATGCGCTCTCTGGCGGCGGGCCGATCGTCCACCCGCGCCTGGAGGCCATCACGCTGGTGCCGATGTTCCCGCATACGCTGTCCAGTCGTCCGATCGTGATCGACGCGGCCAGCGAGATACTCCTGCACATCAGCGCCAGCAACACGACCTATCCCCACATCAGCTGCGATGGCCAGACTCAGGTCGTGGCCAAGCCCGGCGATGTGCTCAAGATTCGTCGCAAGCGCGAACGTCTGACGCTGATCCATCCGCTGGAGCACAACTATTTCGAGATCTGTCGCACCAAGCTCGGCTGGAGCAACCGCCTCGGCGAATGA
- a CDS encoding histone-like nucleoid-structuring protein, MvaT/MvaU family, protein MSLLTDFMQKEQELKKLQEQLESLRNDDRLKNELEFKDKLDSLMSEYGKSTRDVIGLLDPKASQTPAAAASAETKAGGVRRKRKLKVYKNPNTGEVIETRGGNHKQLKEWKEEHGAETVESWLERTES, encoded by the coding sequence ATGTCCCTGTTGACTGATTTCATGCAGAAAGAACAAGAGCTCAAGAAACTTCAAGAGCAACTGGAAAGCCTGCGCAACGATGATCGCCTGAAGAATGAGCTGGAATTCAAGGACAAGCTTGATTCCCTGATGAGTGAATACGGCAAGTCTACTCGCGACGTGATTGGCCTGCTGGATCCGAAAGCCAGCCAGACGCCGGCAGCTGCCGCGAGCGCGGAAACCAAGGCTGGCGGCGTTCGTCGCAAGCGCAAGCTGAAGGTCTACAAGAACCCGAATACCGGTGAAGTGATCGAGACCCGTGGTGGCAATCACAAGCAGCTGAAAGAGTGGAAGGAAGAGCACGGTGCCGAAACCGTCGAATCCTGGCTCGAGCGTACCGAGAGCTGA
- a CDS encoding Na+/H+ antiporter family protein — translation MNAVILAVLVMVGLSLARVSVVFALVAGALVGGLFSGLSLTDTLGAFNDGVGGGAKVALAYATLGAFAVALSRSGLPDLLAARLIGMLNGESTPRRQTAIKYGLLGSVTLVAISSQNLIPVHIAFIPILIPPLLVAMNRLRLDRRAVACALTFGLTAPYMLLPVGFGSIFLNDILLANINEAGQAMGLEVTRGMVPMAMAIPVGGMFLGLLTAVFVSYRKPRDYANREIKSTNVPHHTPVHAPSRSGLIMAGVAIIAALGIQLYSGSMILGGLVGFAILSLGGLFKWNEADDLFTSGMRMMALIGFIMISAAGFASVMKATGDIQTLVDASFHIIGDNKPLAALVMLMVGLFITLGIGSSFSTIPIIAAIYVPLALQFGFSPLATVALIGTAAALGDAGSPASDSTLGPTAGLNVDQQHDHIWDSVVPTFIHYNIPLIVFGWVAAMTL, via the coding sequence ATGAATGCGGTAATACTGGCCGTTCTGGTCATGGTCGGCCTGTCACTGGCCCGAGTCTCGGTCGTCTTCGCTCTGGTGGCCGGCGCCTTGGTCGGCGGCCTGTTCAGTGGCCTGTCTCTGACTGACACTCTCGGCGCCTTCAACGACGGCGTCGGCGGTGGTGCCAAGGTCGCCCTGGCCTATGCCACGCTCGGTGCCTTTGCCGTGGCCCTGTCTCGCTCCGGCCTGCCGGATCTCCTTGCGGCACGCCTGATCGGCATGCTCAATGGAGAGAGCACCCCTCGCCGTCAGACCGCCATCAAGTACGGCTTGCTGGGCAGCGTGACATTGGTGGCGATCTCGTCCCAGAACCTGATTCCTGTCCACATCGCCTTCATTCCGATCCTGATTCCGCCACTGCTGGTGGCCATGAACCGCCTGCGCCTGGATCGCCGCGCCGTCGCCTGTGCCCTGACCTTTGGTCTGACGGCTCCCTACATGCTGCTGCCGGTGGGCTTCGGTTCCATCTTCCTCAATGACATCCTGCTGGCCAACATCAATGAAGCGGGCCAGGCAATGGGGCTGGAAGTCACCCGCGGCATGGTGCCGATGGCAATGGCCATTCCGGTAGGCGGCATGTTCCTGGGACTGCTGACTGCGGTCTTCGTCTCCTATCGCAAGCCGCGTGACTACGCCAATCGCGAGATCAAGTCGACCAATGTCCCGCACCATACTCCAGTGCACGCACCATCCCGCAGCGGCCTGATCATGGCTGGGGTCGCCATCATCGCCGCCCTGGGCATCCAGCTCTATTCCGGTTCGATGATCCTGGGCGGCCTGGTCGGCTTCGCCATTCTTTCCCTGGGTGGCCTGTTCAAGTGGAACGAAGCCGACGACCTGTTCACCTCCGGCATGCGCATGATGGCACTGATCGGCTTCATCATGATCTCGGCAGCCGGCTTCGCCTCCGTCATGAAAGCCACGGGTGATATCCAGACCCTGGTGGATGCCTCCTTCCACATCATCGGAGACAACAAGCCGTTGGCCGCGCTCGTCATGCTGATGGTCGGACTCTTCATCACGCTGGGCATCGGCTCCAGCTTTTCCACCATCCCGATCATCGCGGCGATCTATGTCCCGCTGGCCCTGCAGTTCGGCTTTTCCCCCCTGGCGACCGTCGCCCTGATCGGCACCGCGGCCGCACTGGGCGATGCTGGCTCCCCCGCCTCCGACTCCACGCTCGGCCCGACGGCAGGCCTGAATGTCGATCAACAGCATGATCATATCTGGGACAGCGTGGTGCCGACCTTCATCCACTACAACATCCCGCTGATCGTCTTCGGCTGGGTAGCGGCGATGACGCTGTAA
- a CDS encoding anti-sigma factor: protein MNHSPIPESPQEQNLLLGEHTLGLLDPEREAEVRAWIERDDEAARMALRWQQHWLSVSDRLPPEPASDSLWKRIDASLTRLKQTPTPANDTGGAPAPQAPWLWRWLGGGLGLGLGAGLALALAMQVGPFAPQSPQDGTPPVANEVPESSAQRMVAVLQTLEDPATPTWVASVTAGGGLQLTPNVTIERPTDRAIELWTLTDPAEGPRSLGLVDPVAGIELSAEQIGRMSPGQLLEMTLEPSGGSPTGKPTGKVLAIGRLVNLGQIDS, encoded by the coding sequence ATGAACCATTCCCCGATCCCCGAATCTCCACAAGAGCAGAATCTGTTGCTGGGTGAACACACCCTGGGCCTGCTGGACCCCGAACGTGAAGCCGAGGTGCGCGCCTGGATAGAACGTGACGATGAGGCCGCCCGCATGGCACTTCGCTGGCAGCAGCACTGGCTGAGCGTCAGTGATCGCCTGCCGCCGGAACCGGCCTCCGATTCGCTGTGGAAACGCATCGATGCCAGTCTGACGCGCCTCAAGCAGACTCCGACGCCAGCCAATGACACGGGTGGCGCTCCTGCTCCGCAAGCCCCCTGGCTGTGGCGCTGGCTGGGAGGCGGACTGGGTCTGGGGCTGGGCGCCGGACTCGCCCTTGCTCTGGCGATGCAGGTGGGGCCCTTCGCGCCTCAATCACCACAAGATGGCACCCCGCCGGTGGCGAACGAGGTGCCCGAGTCATCCGCGCAGCGCATGGTCGCGGTGCTGCAGACTCTCGAGGACCCTGCCACGCCGACCTGGGTCGCCAGTGTCACGGCCGGTGGCGGACTTCAGCTGACACCCAATGTCACTATCGAGCGTCCGACGGATCGCGCCATCGAACTCTGGACCCTGACCGATCCAGCGGAGGGCCCGCGTTCGCTGGGTCTGGTGGACCCGGTGGCAGGTATCGAGTTGAGCGCCGAACAGATCGGCCGCATGAGTCCGGGCCAGTTGCTCGAGATGACACTGGAGCCCAGCGGTGGTTCGCCGACCGGCAAACCGACCGGCAAGGTGCTGGCCATCGGCCGCCTGGTCAACCTGGGACAGATCGACAGCTGA
- the dinB gene encoding DNA polymerase IV, whose product MRKILHADCDCFYAAVEMLRHPEWREVPIAIGGRTEQRGVIATCNYPARAFGVRSAMSTARALRLCPQLILVPPDFERYRAVSQEIQALFHELTPLVEPLSLDEAYLDVSDIEEFQGSATWMARWLKEEALKRTGITLSIGVAANKFLAKIASDWEKPDGLTVITPESSDAFIRKLPVGKLHGVGPATLARLNRLEITTCDDIRTTPLTTLVEHFGKFGHRLHELSHGIDDRPVKVERERKSISVERTFDQDLPDLSACLAKLPMLMERLGERHARQEQPVLAKQFVKVRFNDFTSTTLESLLPASTLSLPDARSFALLMEQAWQRGHRPVRLLGVGVRLKAHEETQQLGLF is encoded by the coding sequence ATGCGCAAGATCCTTCATGCTGACTGCGATTGTTTCTACGCCGCCGTCGAGATGCTTCGTCACCCAGAGTGGCGCGAGGTGCCCATCGCCATCGGTGGCCGCACCGAGCAACGTGGCGTGATCGCCACCTGCAATTATCCGGCTCGCGCCTTCGGCGTCCGCTCTGCGATGTCCACAGCGCGCGCCCTGCGCCTGTGTCCGCAACTGATACTCGTCCCCCCCGACTTCGAGCGCTACCGTGCCGTCTCGCAGGAGATCCAGGCACTGTTTCACGAACTGACACCACTGGTGGAACCTCTATCGCTGGACGAAGCCTACCTGGACGTCAGCGACATCGAGGAATTTCAGGGAAGCGCGACCTGGATGGCGCGCTGGCTGAAGGAAGAAGCCCTGAAGCGCACCGGGATCACGCTGTCGATCGGCGTGGCCGCCAACAAGTTCCTGGCCAAGATCGCAAGTGATTGGGAGAAACCCGATGGCCTGACGGTGATCACGCCAGAGTCCAGCGACGCCTTCATTCGTAAGCTGCCCGTCGGCAAGCTGCATGGCGTCGGCCCGGCCACGCTGGCCCGCCTCAATCGGCTGGAGATTACCACCTGCGATGACATCCGCACGACACCACTGACCACACTGGTCGAACACTTCGGCAAATTCGGACATCGCCTGCATGAACTCTCTCATGGCATTGATGACCGCCCCGTCAAGGTCGAGAGAGAGCGGAAGTCCATCAGTGTCGAACGCACTTTCGATCAGGATCTTCCGGATCTCTCCGCCTGCCTCGCCAAGCTTCCCATGCTGATGGAGCGCCTCGGGGAGCGTCACGCACGCCAGGAACAGCCGGTGCTGGCCAAGCAGTTCGTCAAGGTACGCTTCAACGACTTCACCAGCACCACGCTGGAAAGCCTCCTCCCCGCCTCCACCCTCTCATTGCCGGACGCCAGGAGTTTCGCACTGCTGATGGAGCAAGCCTGGCAACGTGGCCATCGACCGGTGCGCCTGCTGGGAGTCGGTGTTCGACTCAAGGCCCACGAAGAGACGCAACAGCTGGGGCTGTTCTGA
- a CDS encoding YrbL family protein, with amino-acid sequence MLELENARVIGMGNDRRVYQDPRDPRRCIKVPRYPDKGSRQNQREQRYFEGLVRRGVHDWSYVPAYHGSVATREGLGLVFDLILDDDGTTSRRLREVCHETPERVGEEALMDELANLYRYLDKRWLIPSDLNDRNIVVQFREHQSPRLWLIDGISNPDFIPLATGIAWLARRKIARRYRHFLKKLMKGGMLTADAHARLERRLWGD; translated from the coding sequence ATGCTGGAGCTTGAAAATGCCCGTGTCATCGGCATGGGCAATGATCGCCGTGTCTATCAGGACCCCCGTGATCCTCGGCGCTGCATCAAGGTACCGCGCTATCCCGACAAAGGAAGCCGCCAGAATCAGCGCGAGCAGCGCTACTTCGAAGGGCTCGTGAGGCGAGGTGTGCACGACTGGTCCTACGTGCCTGCCTATCATGGCAGCGTGGCGACCCGAGAGGGCCTCGGGCTGGTCTTCGATCTGATACTCGACGATGACGGCACGACCTCGCGCCGTCTGCGAGAGGTCTGTCATGAAACTCCCGAGCGGGTGGGGGAGGAGGCATTGATGGATGAGCTGGCCAACCTCTATCGCTATCTCGACAAGCGTTGGCTGATACCGTCCGACCTCAATGATCGCAACATCGTGGTCCAGTTTCGCGAGCATCAATCCCCGCGCCTGTGGTTGATCGATGGTATCTCCAATCCGGACTTCATCCCCCTCGCCACCGGTATCGCCTGGTTGGCGCGCCGCAAGATCGCCCGCCGCTATCGTCATTTTCTCAAGAAGCTGATGAAGGGCGGGATGCTGACGGCAGATGCACATGCGCGCCTCGAGCGGCGTCTCTGGGGAGATTGA